A window of Pan paniscus chromosome X, NHGRI_mPanPan1-v2.0_pri, whole genome shotgun sequence genomic DNA:
CATTTGAAAATCTGCAAAGCTGTGGGCTCAGAAGAATGTACGGAGTCCAGATTCTTTGCATACAATTCCAGGAAGGACCTCGGGTAGGAACCTGTGCTCTGGAGTTACATTTCATGACAGATATGCCATGGACAGATACACTGATGGCAGGCCCATTTACTTATAACCTTCAGCATCACGTGGTGGTGTTTAGAAAAGTGGTTCATGAATCTCTCTACACCTCAGAATCAACTACAGGGCTGGTTAAAACTACAAATCACACTCTTCACCCCTAGTCCTACTACATCAAAATCCCCCAGGGGTAAGGCCCAATAATCTACATTTATAACAAGCTCTCCAAAATGATTCTGAGGCAGCTCACCTTGTACTCACACTTTGGTTAATAGCATGAGTTCTGGATTCAGAGACTCAGTTCAAATTTTGGCTTCACCTTGTATTTTCAGACAAAtcattttacctctctgagcctggccTCTTTGGGGTCACAAAGGGCTGTAGAAATAATGTTGCTTTTATAAAACAGGCAGCTTGttgtgtaaaaagaaaaaaaaagaagaaaagaaaaaaagattaataaaaaaatgaaagaaagaaaagtgtcaagaagagtttcctcttctgtacaaTGGGCACCATAAAGGTTGCCCTCATCTTCCCTCAGCCCTCTCCCCACTACCTCCTCACCCCCTCCCTCAGCACTATTATCACATTGAGACTGCTGTTGAGATGGTTTGAGACTACCTGTGCAAAAATACTCTCCAGGCAGCGCTGCAGGGCAACGAATTAGCATCTAGAGAGCAACAGACGGTGCTAGGTTGGATGCTGTAACTTACTTGCTGCAGGATACAGGCCAAAACTAGTAACCTGTCTCTCTctggctcagtttcttcatctgtgaaatggagataatggtTCTTGCTCACCAATTCTATGCAATCCCAAGTTGGTCCTCCCATCTGGCTTTGGTTTTTCTCCACTATCCCTTAATCTGACAGAATAGAGGAGTGCTGGCAAGGGGCAGCCTTTGAAGTCAGACATGGTGACTTGGGTGTGAGCTCTTAACTCTGCACTTCCTAACTGTACTGCCTGGGTGCTTCAGTCCTTTCCTGTTAAATGGGCACACTACTACCTCCTTCACACGGCTGctgagaggaggaaaggagatgTCCATGCAGGCGCCTCTGCACACAGAAAGCACTCAGTAAACGCTGTTTCCCCGCTTCCCCCTATACAAAGGGGAGGAACTCTCATTGTTCACTTGGTTTCTGTCCCACCTCGTGTTTAAGGTATCCGGTCTAAAAGCCCAGAGGAGAGCCGAGGTGTAAGGGGATagggagaagggaagagatgGGGTAGCAGCAAACTCACGGATGAAAGGGAAATGGGCCCAGTCCGTGCGTCCGAGCTGCACTTGACGCCGTGCCGCCTCCCGCGCCTGTCTGCCGCAGCCCCCGCCCGCCGGCCCGCCGGCCAACCGGCCCGCTCCCCCTTCTTGCTAGCAGTAGCTTCGGGGCCGGAGGCTGTGCGGCGAGGCCGCCCCCTCGCCCCGCTGATTGGCCGCGTCGCCCGGCCCGTCACGCTCTTTTGTCTCAGTCGCCAGAGACTGAAAGCAACCGCGGCTGCCCGGAGGGCCGAACTGGAGGGTGGGCGCAGCCTTGGCTGCCTTGGGAACCGTGCTGCCTCGACTCGGCTACCCCTCGCTGGGCGGTCGTGCGCACTCGCTAGGTCGGGCAGCCCCGGGTCGCTTAGCGGCCGAGGAGGCGCCAGAGATCCCGTTCCCCTGCAGAGCTACGGGGACCGGAAGGCGAAACAGAGCTGTGGACGCGGGAGCACATGCTGCCCACCAGTGGAGCACAGGTAAAGAAAGAACGCGCGATTGCCCGGCGCGGAGAGGGGTGGGGGAAGCCCCGCCAGGACTGGGCGGCGCCCGGCTTGGAGAATCAGTAACTGCGAGGCAGGGGATGGAGCACTCCCTTGGCCTGGTTGCGCTGAGGAAGGAGTTGTGGTTCATCTGGATGCTGCCGACTGGATAGGATTTAGGATTTGCCTGGATTAAGGTGGGTGGGGGTGTTGTCGTAGGTCGGGGGTGTTGTTGGGTGTCGGGGGCGGGGTGTGTTCGGGGAGGTGGCAAGGGGCGGGAGGAGACGATCGCAAGCTGTCTTGAACCCCTTTTGCATCTCCTCATCTCTTCCTGGGAAGGAATATGAGGGTGGGAGGTTATCCAACTTCTAGTCTCTTTCTCCCTGGCAGGTCATCAAAGCCGAATCCGAACTTGAATTCTGTGCGGCGGATTGCAGAGCTGGTAGGGCGAGGGTCTCCCGGAGGAAATGTAAGGGGGATGAGCGGGAGTGCAGGAGGCACTTTGGCTTGCGTTCAGAAGATGGGAGAGGGAATTTTCCGCCTGGCGACAGTGGAGGCGGTGGAGGGGAGGTATCAGGTTTTCAGATGAAGCTGCTTCCaacccttcctttccctccttcgcGGCACAGTCTTGAGGCCCTGAGGACTGGGATCTGCGACACCCAGTGGACAAAAGTCGGCCGTACCCCAGAGGCTAATTTTCTCACGGCAGGCACCTGTTGCAGAGGCTGCAAGTAAAATAAAGGCGAACGCTAGTTTCCGAGCTCATGTAAGAATCTGAGAAATAACGGGGGAAACGTTGACAAGGGGGTGTGATTGAGACCTGAGGCCGTGAGGTTAATGGTTTCTTATTACCATAAATCTGTGACACACAACCATTGAGTTCCGTTTTGAGGGCCCAGTATCAGCTCCCAACACTATGTCATCTAGAATTAGAAGCAACAGTTGTCGCCCCTCCTGGAGTACAGGCAGGAGGGGATGGATGTGGctctgaaaaactacctactagCCCAGGGACACCTGCTAGCTCTGGAATGTTGTAATTGCCAGTCTCCTGCAGGGTATTGTTAAGGCACTGGGCAGATATAAAATGCACTGCAAGGCTATTCAGGAAGATAGAGAATGCTACTGCAGACTGCTTCCCCACAGCCCACTATCTTATTAACCTTTTTTACTTTCCTTAGAATCCCTACTGAAATATAAGGCAGGCACAGCCCAGGAACGTTGCTTTGGAGAATCCTGCAGATAAGGCTTTTCCAAAAAGCGCGAGCATCTTGTTGTATTCAGATACCCTATCGTCGTCAGTTATGGCTAGCATCACTGCGTGTGTGGGTAACAGCAGGCAGCAGAATGCACCTTTGCCGCCTTGGGCCCATTCCATGTTGAGGTCTCTGGGGAGGAGTCTCTGTCCTTTAGTGGTCAAAATGGCAGAGAGAAACATGAAGTTGTTCTCAGGAAGAGTGGTGCCAGCCCAGGGGAAAGAAACCTTTGAAAACTGGCTGATCCAAGTCAATGGGGTCCTGCCAGATTGGAGTATGTCTGAGGAGGAAAAATTCAAGCGCTTGATGAAAACACTTAGGGGCCCTGCCCGGGAGGTCATGCGTTTGCTTCAGGCGGCCAACCCCAACCTAAGTGTAGCAGATTTCTTGCGGGCAATGAAATTGGTGTTTGGGGAGTCTGAAAGCAGTGTGACTGCCcatggtaaattttttttaacacccTGCAGGCACAAGGGGAGAAAGCCTCCCTTTATGTGATCCGTTTAGAGGTGCAGCTCCAGAATGCTATTCAGGCAGGCATCCTAGCTGAGAAAGATGCAAACCAGACTCGCTTGCAACAGCTTCTTTTAGGCGCTGAGCTGAATAGGGACCTGCGCTTCAGGCTTAAGCATCTTCTCAGGATGTATGCAAATAAGCAGGAGCGGCTTCCCAATTTCCTGGAGTTAATCAAGATGATAAGGGAGGAAGAGGATTGGGATGATGCTTTTATTAAACGGAAGCTGCCGAAAAGGTCTGAGCCAATAATGGAGAGGGCAGCCAGCCCTGTGGCATTTCAGGGCGCCCAGCCAATAGCAATCAGCAGTGCTGACTGTTAACTGCAACGTGATAGAAATAGATGATACCCTTGATGACTCTGATGAGGATGTGATCCTGGTGGTGTCTCTGTACCCTTCACTGACACCTACAGGTGCCCCTCCCTTCAGAGGAAGAGCCAGACCTCTGGATCAAGTGCTGTTTATTGATTCCCCCAACAATTCTGGGGCTCAGTCTCTTTCTACCAGTGGTGGTTCTGGGTATAAGAATGATGGTCCTGGGAATATTCGTAGAGCCAGGAAGCGAAAATACACAACCCACTGTTCATATTGTGGGGAGGAGGGCCACTCAAAAGAAACCTGTGACAATGAGAGCAACAAGGCCCAGCTTTTTGAGAATCTGATCATCACCCTGCAGGAGCTGACACATACAGAGGAGAGGTCAAAAGAGGTCCCTGGAGAACACAGTGATGCTTCTGAGCCACAGTAAGGATCTAGTCCAGCCCTAAATGAGTCCTTGACTGTATTCAGAGTCTGGTAATGGGAATAACAGGAGAGGGGGGTGGGTTTCTAACTGCATGAATTAATCCACAAAGCAGTTTTCCTTTGGGAAGGAGAAGAGGTCTTGCATACCAGCACAGTGGATGGGGAGTGGTGTGACCTCTGTCCCTGCTCTCTTCTCTGCTGGCTTAAGGGTCTATTCTCCATGTGTCTATTTCTTTGATGACTTTATACTTTTTATGAAAGGAGCATCTTTTCATTAaaccttcaaaaataaaggaagataCAAAAACTAAAGTACAAATTACCTGAAACTCAGCACCCTTTTGTAACCATTGTCAGCCCTTTGGTGAATGTCCTTCCAGATATCTCCCTGTACCTGTGTACCCAGatagatatatgtatagataAGAGTGACCAAATATAAGTGCTGTTCTATACTGTGTATTTTTCACCAAATAATGTATCTCGTGGACTTCTATGTcgatgaatatatataaatatctaacttcatgtctctgtgtgaTGTTACttttagaaagataaagaaaaatgaaactaaatatAGAAGCTATAAGGGGGGGTCATACCATGAGGAGGGGTTTTTATCGACCTCATTtataggaaaggagaaaggaagctgAAATGGACTGAATATCTCCCATACAACCCCTTAACACAACTGACCTGTCTCCTAGGTCATAGAGCCAACCCCTGCACCCATGAGTTAATAAtgttccaatgttttcttcttgaaCATATCATGAGACATCAGATGGGGAACGGGGGGGGGGGGACAAAAATTGAAAATGGGTATTCCAGAGGCTCCATTCCTGTTTGTATTGGGAAGGGACAACTACTCCTGccccatctcttgacctcagattAGAGGGTGATAAAATATGACATGTGACCTCTATCCCTGAGGGTCCCAAGTTTCTGGTAGGTACAGTAGTCCCTATCTTCACGAAGAGGTCAAAACTGGCAAGGAGCAGGGGGAATGATTTCATTTAAGGcaaggagtggagtgaaatgaatGCAGACCTGAGGACCTGAGGGAGTTTGCCTGGGAGGAAAGAGGGGGTCCCTGGGCTGACAAGACAGGGTGTGCAGCAGCCAGAGCTGGCACCTCAGGGAAAGGAGCACAGAGCTATGTAGGTGGAGGacaggaggacaggggagagggggaggggtaTGATGGCCAAGCTGGTGGGCTCCCATCTACAGTGACAGGGACAGGAGGCCTGGCAGAAACTGCAGACCCACAGGTTTCACACAGAACCCTGGGCTATGTTGTAGGGGGAGTGGAGGTTGGGACTCTAATTAGGCTAGCAGGCTGATGGGGACAAAAGGGTCTAGGCTGAGGCCCCCAGGGAGGAGTAGAAGCCACACACTGCAAGGAGCCCAATGCAGCCTTCCCGGGGCTGCCAGGCCCAGAATCCACCTTGGAGTGCTCTCCTTCCAGAATCACCTCCAACTCTGCTCTTCCCTGGGCCCTTTCCCTTGCTTCACCCACATCCCCATAATCCCATTCCTATCCCCACTGCTCCATCCATATCCCCACAATCTCATTCCTATCACCCCTGCTCCATCCATATACCTACAATTACATTCCTATCCCCTCTGCTCAATCTATATCCTCACAGTCTCATTCATACCCCCCTGCTCCATCCATATCCCCACAATCCCATTCAGTTCCCCCCTGCTCCATGCGCATCCCCACAATCTCATTCAGATCCTTCCTGCTCCATCTGTATCCTCAGTCTCATTCCTATCCGCCCTGCTCCATCCATATCCCCACAATCTCATTCAGATCCCCACTGCCCCATCCATATCCCCACAATCTCATTCATATCCCCCCTGCTCCATCCATATCCCCACAATCTCATTCAGATCCCCCCTGCTTCATCCATATCCCCGCAATCTCATTCCTATCCCCCTTGCTCCATCCATTTTATCACAATCTCACTTTACCACCACTCCCCTTCCCTGGAGCCACACTCACCTCTTGGTGGAGGGAGATGGAGGCTCAGCGTCATGTGCTCTGCCCATCACCACCTCCCCCTCCTCCGCATTCCATGATGGCCttaagcctcagcctccttaatgCTCATGGCCAGTAGACTGGGAGGGCCCCTCTGCCTCTGACCTTTTAGCTGAGAACTGAGCAGGAGTAAAGGTCCAAGAGACCCACTTTTTGCATCCCTCTGGGGCACCTCTGGCTCCTGGCAGCCACCTCCATCTCACCACAGGCAAAGAGGACCCCACCACCCATGCAGGAGGCAGCTTCATCAAGCCCCCAAAGCCACAGGGTCCCCCAACACTACCTGGCTCTTACAGCCCCCTATTCCTCCCTACCTCTCCCAAAGTCTATCCTTGGAGGGGATTTGCCCACTCATCTCTCCAAGATTAGAATATAGTTCCACTTGCTGCTCACCTTTTCTCAAATTCACTCTATAAATGCTATTGAATGATTTACCTAGATATGCTGTCATAATTTCTTTCTGAAACCAGGTAGAGTGAAAAGAGGAATAAATGCTACACCTACCCCCATCCTCCTTTTCACTGGAGTTAGCTTGGAGGTTCAAGATCATTACTTTGAAATCCTGCTGTGTAATTCATCCCCTTTCCTTCCCCCCCCCATCCTGTCCTCTGTTGTGTAAACCTGAAACTGTCTAAATTTTTACTTCACCAAAATGATGCAAAAGTgagactttttatttcattttgtgtcaCACTGGCTTTCCTTTATTCAAGAAGTATGTATTTTCCCTAATTGGAAGACATAGAAGACTTGGAGTGATTACAGGGTTAAGTGAaagaaggcttttaaaaaattttgtgtttGATACCCttcatttataattattgttttttcctttcttttctcccttcattCTCATTAGTCGCCAAGAGATGAAAATTGCTCTTTTGTCTTGTCAGGAGAAACCAGCCTTTGAATGACCTCCTTTTGCAATATCTCCCTCCTTCTTGATACTATTTTCCCTTGTTTCCATGACATCCGTCTCATGGTTTCCCTCTCCCAGATCTTTTTGATGCCTACTTCTCAGTGTCTTTTGCCGAATATTCTTTCCCTTCCTGATCCTTCcacaatagcaataaaaattaaaatcactgcAAGTGCGATTTATTCCAAGCTTATTACATGCCAGGCACCCAGTGCCAAGCCTTTAAAATGCATTATTAGCTTTTCATAGCAACTCCCTTAAGATAAGCATGACTTTCTATTTCTAACTTGCTATTAATTTAATTACTATTAATTGACACATATTTCAGATGATGAAACAGGCTGGGAAGTTAGGAAACGTACTTAGGGTCATGTAATTATTTAGTGGTACAGTCAAGGATAAGACACTGGACTGACTGATCCCAAAGTCTGTGTTCCTTACTTGAGTTAGCCATCATGTGCACAGCACCCCATGAGGTAGGTGTTACTATTATATAAAGATGATACATGAGGAAAGCAAGGTCAACAGACATAATTAGCCAAATATCATAGCAGCAAGTGGCTTGTGCGCCATACACAAGGATGCAGCCTTTAAGGAATACTTGTGTGACACAGGCCACCTTTCTTTCACATCCTCTTGTTGCAGCTATCCTTCCTGCTGCCTGGCAACCATCCCCTCCCCCTTCAGAGTTGCATTATCACATTCAGTTCAGGTATCAAGTTTCCAGTCTATGCTTTTGGTGCAAATGGTTTTGAATTTGATGTATGCAAGAGGAGACAGCTGCAACAATGAGTGGAGGAGAGATAAATTGTTCAATTCATGGTGCTGGGGGGAACTTCATTACCTGATTGGAAAAAAGGTCAATTTCCTTTCTCCCATGACACTAAATATGAATCCCAGATACATTTGAGCAGTAAATGTAGATTTTATGCAATtatgtattaattcttctttaatcgtatattttgttgttataaaatgaataaaaagaatcaaatgttCAAAAGCAACCCCTTTTAAAGCTGCAACACAATACATGTTAAACCTCTGGGTTGGAGAGAACTTTCTATGGTTAAGAGTAATGAAAGAAAGTATAAAGGAGAAGACTGATAACTCAGAAGACAGcattaacagaaataaaataccaACAGTAAGCTGAGAAACATTGGCAACAAATATCATGGAAATGGGGCAGGGTTGGCAACAAATAAGAGAAGCAATAATAACAGCAAATCTGTATTGTGTTTagatagttaacatttattaaggTCTTACAAAGTGCCAGGCATATTCTACAAGCTCTACATGGCTTTATACTTCATTTCATTCTTACAACAAGCCCTGAGATAGATCTTATCTTAAAATTTCCACATTCTAAAACACTCTTTaagcggggggcggggggagcaGAGGAAAgtgcataaaatataaatttacagcttaacaaattattataaagCAAATCACCATaaagatcaagaaacagaacagatCAGAACTCCAGAAATTCCCATAAGTCCTTGCCCAATCAcaacctctttcctctctccaaaacaaaacaaaacactctcaTGACAGTTTTAGCTGTTGCTTTCTTACTTTCCTTTATAGCTTTACCACTCAAATATAGATGCCCAAACACTATTGTTTCTGGAGCTTTATATAAATAGAACTATAATGCATATATCCTTCTATATCCAGCTCATTGCCCTTACAATTATGCTTCTGAGATTCAACCTGGTTGCATGCGGCATCGGTTCATCATTCTCAGTATTGTGTTACAGCTTTCCATTCTATGACTTTACAAGAAATTATTTATCCTTTTACTGTCGGTGGACATTTGGACTGTTTCCAGTTGGGGACAATTATGAAAAATGTTGCTAAGAACATGTTTTTAATGTCTCCTggtacatatgtgcacacacaaggTATATATGTAGGAGAGGAATTGCTGGCTCATAGATTGTGTATATTTTCAACTTCACTAGATACCACCAAACTGTATATCAAAGTTGTACCAATTCCCACTTCCACCATCAGTGtttgagagttcctgttgctccacatcctcacacaCACTTGACATTGTCAACAAAGCTTCATAACTTTTGCTTGAGGTTTTGTACGTCTATTATTACATTTAGTTCAAGGTAATTGTGTATACTACTATAAATTAAATATtggtttaaatttcattttctaaggGCTTGTTGatggtatatagaaatataactgGTCTTTTGATGTTGATATTGTATACTGACTTTGCTAATCTCTCTTAATAATTTTAATCTGTAGCTTCCTTAGAATTTTCTGCATACACAAGCATGTCATCTGTGAATGatggtagttttatttcttctttcccaatccatatacatttctttttcttaccttacTGCATCGACTGGGACCTAGAGTACAACTAGTGAGAAGAGACATTCTTGTCCTATTCCTGAACTCAAGGGACCACTTTGAGCAATTCAACATTAAGTGGATGCTTGCTGCAGGTTTTTAGTAAATACCACTTAtcagtttaaaaatgtttccttccattcctaaTTTaccataagtttttaaaataatcaatggatgctgaattttatgaaatgctttttctgtatctattatatatgcttttttctcatttattagttAAAATGCTAAATTACATTATTTGGGTTTCTAATAATAAACCAACCAGGCATTCCTGAAATAAACAAGATTTGGTCCTGATTTACTACAATtgttatatattgctggattcaatttgctaatattttgtttaggatttttagaTCTATGTCTGTAAGAGAGATTCACCTGTGATTTTCCTTTCTGTATAATGtctttgtgagattttggtatcAAAGGTTTGCTGGCCTCCTAAAACTAGTTGAGGAATACAATTCTTCTTTggctttcttcatttaaaaaccagGCAACTGAGGTCCAAGGTGTTTAGATTATTTTTCATAACTGCATTAAATCCAATTATTTACTTGTATCCATGATTTATTAAACCAGCCTCTTTAGAGCCATTCATTACCTTGTTTCCTTGTTTCACTGTTATAAACCCACTGAGAAAAGCATCCTTATTCACATACAGGTTTGCACATGTGAACGATTATTTCCTGAGGATACATTCCTAGAGGTGACGTTACTGGAACAAGCACTATGTTTCACAGGAACCAGAGCAGAAAGAGAGGTGGCCTGTGGCACATCCTACTTTAGTAGCTCTGGCTCACATTCAGGGCCCTTCCTCATCTCTTAAACTTGCTGGGAATACCCTTTAACTCTGAGCTACTAGAGACTTTAATACTTAATAATATTTAAAGGTCAATTCAGCTCTAAGAAACTCCCCAAATTAAGTTTTCAAATGATTTGGCAGGAGGAGCGggttgtttttaacattttcaatgGAACTTTCCAAACCCACATGAAATTATAGAAAATGAATGATGAATCCCCATGTACCCATCATTCAGCTTCAAGAATTATCAATATGTTGCATAATTTGTCTCATCCCCCACATTTTGatgaagtattttaaagcaattacTAGACATCACATCAAATGGTatgattcatatatatatatatatatatatgaacatagatatttggtagagatggcaattgcactctgttgcccaggctggtctcaaattcctggcctcaagtgatcctcccgccttagtctcccaaagtgctgggattacaggtgtgaaccaccatccctggcctgaTTCTTCTGTATTCTACCCATAGTTCTATCTCCCCTTTTTGTTCCAAAATTTTCATTGGGgtaaaagttacaaaaaattcaccattttgaccattttaaagtgtacaattcagtggcatttagtacgcattccaaatattttttatttgtacatgTCTTTATTCTGAGTCCATTTTTCCAGAGGTTTATTAGTTTTTTGTACAAATTTAgatgtctgatttctttttttttttgttttttgatttttttgagacagagtctcgctctgttgcccaggctagagtgcagtggtgtgatttcttCTCAGCAGGTGCAGACACTTCTCTGAAGACCAACAGCAGAACTGAGTCTCAGGATGGGTAAAGGCTTCTGTAAACCTCCAGATCCACAGCCCCAACTACTTTCCCTTCACCCTGGCTGAATACCACATCTTGAGGCAATCAACTACTAAAAGGCTGCTCACACTCTCTTTTTCTGTAATGAGACTACTTCAGCCCCCTTTTATTTGGCTACTCTAAATTCTCCTTTTATAGGGATACAACAGCCCTCAATGACTTCTTGAGGAAAAAGAAGATAATCACAAATTCAGTTTCAACAAGCAGGACATTTTGCTATACTGTACCAACTAAGCCATGTTCCTCAATCCAGCTTTTGGGAGTCTGAGAAGAAATACCTCTCAGAGCAGGAAGTCAAGgagatatatttttattccaaTCTGAATACTGTACTTTGTATAAAGGTGGCTGATCAGGTTGCCTGTGGAGAGGTTGGGCGGTTGGACAAGAAGAGGGATGTGATTTGGGCATTCCTGAACCTTTGGCTCCTTATCCTCAAAGGAGGAAAGGAACTTGGGCAAAGTAGTTAACTTctctgcttcagcttcctcaccAGTAAAACGGAGACAATAACAGGAAGTCCCTCACAGGGTTgtggtaagaattaaatgaatgaacactTGAGAAGTCTTTAAAAGAGTGGCTGGTGCACTGTAACTACTGTGCCATAGAATGCCATCATAACGACACCAATCGCTTCGCTCCAAACTCTCTGAGCACCCTTGTAGATGGATTACCTAAACCGTCCCTCCCAGACTCTTCACAGAGAATTTCATTAAAGTCAGT
This region includes:
- the ZCCHC18 gene encoding LOW QUALITY PROTEIN: zinc finger CCHC domain-containing protein 18 (The sequence of the model RefSeq protein was modified relative to this genomic sequence to represent the inferred CDS: deleted 3 bases in 2 codons), coding for MASITACVGNSRQQNAPLPPWAHSMLRSLGRSLCPLVVKMAERNMKLFSGRVVPAQGKETFENWLIQVNGVLPDWSMSEEEKFKRLMKTLRGPAREVMRLLQAANPNLSVADFLRAMKLVFGESESSVTAHGKFFNTLQAQGEKASLYVIRLEVQLQNAIQAGILAEKDANQTRLQQLLLGAELNRDLRFRLKHLLRMYANKQERLPNFLELIKMIREEEDWDDAFIKRKLPKRSEPIMERAASPVAFQGAQPIAISSADVNCNVIEIDDTLDDSDEDVILVVSLYPSLTPTGAPPFRGRARPLDQVLFIDSPNNSGAQSLSTSGGSGYKNDGPGNIRRARKRKYTTHCSYCGEEGHSKETCDNESNKAQLFENLIITLQELTHTEERSKEVPGEHSDASEPQ